The DNA sequence CTCCATTGGAGGCGGCTCAAATCCGGCGACACCAGTAGTTGAGAAGTTTGACGAGGCCATTGGCGAGAAGACAGAGAAACCGAAGAGGAGACATCGGAGGAATACGTCGGGACTTGGGGGGGAGTTCAAGTGGACAACAAagatttttgttttggttaCGGCCGGGTACCTGCTTCAGTATTCAGGTGAGGGATCGTACGACCGACTGCCAGAAAAGATCCTTCACTTGGGGAAGGACTCGGCGGCATTTGCCAGTGATGCCATCCCGGGACGGCATTGGGTCCTACAAATATCAGCAGTAGCCGAGTCGGATCGTGTTCCGAGCTCCCATGGCTCTTCCTTGCTGGCACGCCTGCCCTTCATGGGGCAAGAGAGGGGCCGTTCTCCGCATTTCCTGATGGTGTTCGAGAGTGCTGAGGAAATGGATGCCTGGATTGCAGTATTAAGGCGTGAAATTGAGGCACTGGGTGGCAGGAAGGTTTTGTCTGAGACTGGCAAACCAAAGACGGCTGATGAAGACTCGCAGCTGAAAAGCCAGACAAGTCAGCGGACGTTGGTCGTCAGAGACCCAGAGCGTTTTTCACGGATCTGGGACCATAGCTCCTTGAACCCGGATATCCAACTCGATGCTGCGGACGAGGATGTACGCGAGCAGTCATTTGACGATACGTCCTCGGCGAGTGTTATTTCCCATGACGGGCGGCAACTTGATGCGCTCAGGGATAGCACGAATCGGTTTTCTTATGTCTCATCGGGCCAGCGAACCATGATCACATCTGCTGGTTCATCGCCTGCTTGCTCTCCTATTCGGGACACCTTTGCGGAACACGAGTCCATGACACCGGACATGCCGCCCCTGGACGAGCACTGGTTGCCAAAAATGAGGCCCAATGCTGCGGCGATCAACGACCGGAGACAGTCGCTTCAGGCAGGGAACCATGTGCTCGAGATGCATCTTTCAACAGCACAGACTCTTCGTCCTCGGTCGACTGAAATGGTGCCTCCGTTTTCGCCTGGCTCGCACCCAGGGTCTAATCTCAGCATTCCCCAAGGCATTAGCAAGCGATTTCCGGTAAAAGGGGTTGATTTCACCCCTGGTTCTTTCTCAACATTGCCATCTCGATTTGGTTCGCGAAGGCCACCTCCGTCTGCCTTGTCTATCAACTCCCGTCCGCTGTCCCTGGTTCTCGATCAACCCTCGCCAGCATCCTCGCCAATGAGCCACGCAAGGAAGAACAGCGCCCAGAGCACATTATCGAGCACACCAGAAGCTCTATcgacctctccaccatcacatTTGTGGATCGAAAGCGACAAGTCAGACGAAGAGCTCAACTCCCCTGTCCAGCCCTCATCATATCCATCAATTGAAAACAGCCCACCAAAGTCCAAGCTGAACCCACCGCCACGACCTCGACGTCCCTCCGCTTGTTCAGACATCATCGAGGACGAGAGCAGTCCCATCTCTTCACAATCCCACCTCACAGCCCATCTCTGCGAGGGACCTcgatcatcctcctcgttgGGCACATACGGGGGAGGGTTAAGCAGACTATCCGAAACCCTCGAGCCTCGGGCTAGAAGATCCAGCTTCTCCGCCCAAGCAGGAACCTCACTGCCACTAAGCCCGAGATACCTCTCCCAATGCCCACTCAAATCAATTGCGAGATCATCACAACATTTGAGAATCGACTCCCTCGTTAGCCCGCAGTTCCTGAACTCGAGCAGGAGTATGTCCATGCTTGCAGAgggaccaccaccagcaccaccaccaacgagGGCTTTGCCGCCAATCCCTAAAAGGACATCCACTGGGGGTGGCAGGAGTAGTTATGTGGCGGCCGCGCCGCCGGGGTTCATATAATCCCCAGATTTTATCTCATTCACTTCTATAGGGCAGTTGATCTGCCATTTTCAAAGGAAGGTTAATCATCAaaaggatggagggggggggggggggaaggtaTATGATGATCAGGAATATGGAAAGGATTCATCAAAGATTTTATACCCAGAGAAAGCAGAGAAGAACACGACGTCAGACGACATTTTCTATtataaatatatatatatattacTTCTTGGTTGGTTTGAGGGTTAGAGTATTCTGTTGCTTTCGTAGCGGGCATGGTTAGTTAGCGGTAggagtttgggagggatgggtAGGGGAGATTAAATGAATTGAATACAGATGTTGAGAACAATCCTAACGGGTTGTCTTTGTGTGATGACTGTGGTGACAGATGCggctttgggggagggatgagtTGATTTGaaggggttagggttgacGGTTGAGTTACGGTGTAGGGTTAACTGTTGAGTTACGGTATAGGGTTGGGCGAGGGCAGATGAAGTCGGTGTGTTGAAGTCGACCTGCCAGTAGAAGCCttttttttatatatataaaaaaTGGAGACATCAAAAACAGGTGACTGCATATTTTCTCTTCATCTGAAAACCTGCACCAAAGCCACAAACAACGTTGAGGTCACCGTTGCAAAAACCACAACTCGCTGAAGTGAGGGGCGGCGATTTCCTGTCCAATTTTCAGCCCCACACTTTTGAATATCCCAAAAATTTGGTCAAGCGAACCTTCCTGTCCTTCCACACCCCACCACTTGTCAaccgtccaccaccacaaaacaaCGCGTGCAACCGGCGAAACCGACCTGGGACGACCGACTTTTTCTCGAATTTATCACACTTCCgatctccctcttccagcAGATCGCAAAATCAGTCAAAATGGCCGCGCAAGCTAAGTGAGTCTTACCACACCCCACAGCCACACCCACCACTTGTGTGCCCTTTCCCCTAGGGTCCTTACTaactcccaccaccaaccaggCACGACTgggccgacgacgacgacctcgacgagctcaccaccgccgacctcccccccccccagaaAATCCAAAACAAGGAcggctccaccaccatcatcgagTACCGCTACAACGACCAGAACCAAAAAGTCAAGACGACCCGCCGCATTCGCTACATCACCCACCGCGAGGTCGTCAACCCGCGCGTTGCCGAGCGCAAGGCCTGGGCCAAGTTTGGGCAGTCGGCCAAGGACGGGGCCGGGCCGGCGCCCGACACGACGAGCGTGGGGGAGAATATCATCTTCCGGCCGAGTATCAATTGGAGGAAGGATGCGAAGGATGAGAGCAAGGATCCGAATGCGCAGGCTATGAAGGATAAGTTGAAGGATAAGAAGGTTAAGGTATGTGAATGGGCAgtggtggttttgtggtgttttcggggggaaaggagggaggggggcctCAGGGCGAGTGTCCGGCGGGTTGGGAGTGACTACTGTTTGCCAGCTGGTTGAGGTGACTGGTTAACTTGGCCATGAGCTCTTATCGATCTTCGCGATGAGTGGCTGTGGTTAAGTCTGTTCAGAGTCGAGTCGCCTCGCTGGCTGGCGTGACGGAGCTTCTTCCTGTTGGGACTGAACACAGGAACTGGTGGATGGCGGTGTTtacccctttccccccctttttcagGGACTGGTGGAAGCCAGttacctcccacccccctcccttttcccctttccccttctcccctttccccttctcccctttcTTCAGGCACTTGTGGATGCTGCTTTCCTCGTCTCCCTTTTTCTTGGCATCGATGGATAAGTTTGATGATCATGTcaaggggagagaggggcaCATATCGACATTTGCAATGTCGAGCAGGAGACGCCTGGAAGTAGTCTTTCCACTTCAAGAAACGTCAGACGAGCTCATGATTATGAATTTTGCGAGACTAATTTGCTCGGTAGTGTCGTATTTGCAACGGAGAGCATTTCACGGCGAGATGTCCCTACAAGGATACGATGGCCCCTATCGGCGAGGCTGCTGGCGCGGATGTGGCGGCTGGGATGGGAGACGAtgctggggctgggggagcCGGTCCTGGGGGTGCTGGGGCGCCTGGGacggggaagaagggaagcTATGTACCGCCTGCGTTGCgtggtgctgggggtgcTGCCGGGACGGGAGTGGGCGAGAGAATGGGTGGGAAGTATGGCGAGAGGGACGACTTGGCCACGCTCAGAGTTACCAACGTAAGTTTACTGTTAACGTGGGAAACCAGAAGCGGAATATCTGCTGACACAGGCAATGATAGGTCTCCGAGATGGCGGAAGAGAACGAGCTGCGCGATATGTTCGAGCGCTTCGGTCGGGTTACTCGCGTCTTCTTGGCCAAAGATCGCGACACTGGTCTGGCCAAGGGCTTCGCCTTCATCAGTTTCGCGGACCGTGGTGACGCTGTTAAGGCTTGTGCCAAGATGGACGGTTTCGGTTTCAGGCACTTGATTCTCAGAGTCGAGTTTGCGAAGAAAGCTGCGTAAAGTGGTTAGCCAACTGGTATCGACTTTTGGGAGGGTGTAAGAGGGGGTTTACTCTGGGATGGGCTTGGTAGCATGGGGAAAATAGACTGAGGATTTGTCCTATGGGCATAATTGATGTTTTGTTATGCTAAAAGCCTTGTGTGAATTCATCAAGCGTTAGGTATACTTGAAAGCACGGGAGGGGAATGCAGTGTGGTGTGTACATCGATCGTGGGTATCAGATGTGTCTTCCATTATAACTATCAGGTCTCCATCTTGAACGGGCAGGCAATTTCATCTTCTGTGCCTTCATTGACTCAACGAGTGTCTGGCAAAGACACAAAAAGACAAGCTTTTTCAgcgccaacaagaagcacctTTCATACAGCATTCATAGCCCCCGTTTAGACTCCCATGCAGGTATCCATCGCTGCCTCCAAACAACCTAGTAATAGGTCTCCGTCTTACTTTGTTCCTTGCGGTGCCCGCTTTTGCTGGTTCTTGTTCGTGTCTCATCCGTCATTAATTGTGTAATGTTGATAGGGGTGTCAAGGAAATAGCAGTGAATGTCTGCCGCTTCTCTGCGGAGTTGCAAGTGTGGTGTATGTAAGCAAAGGGAAATAAATAGAAGAGAGTGTTGTGCAATGTGTCGCCGGTCCATCTCGAATGATGAATCCTGTTCTGTCCAGGGCTTTActgcctccccttcccctttgcccgtcccttccccttccaccgcTTCGTCTGAACCCTCTCATCAATcgtgtcctcctcctttggcGTAGGGagctccttttccaccatcacctctgTCTGCTTTTCCCCGTCACCAATCTCGACCTCGTTGTCACTGATGACGTCTTCCTCTTGCCTGTATCCCTGGTCGCCACCCTCTGCTGTGCGCGCCCTTTCCAAGCGGTCGCTGTCGACTGGACTCCTTTCTACCCTCCCCTCTTTTTCTGttctctcctccagcttcctctgTTTTTCTTGCTCCTTTGCAGCTTTTTTCTCCTCTCTGCCAGCCTGCCACTTgtatttcttttctttggcCACGTAGGCGGATGACTTTACAACACCTAACATGAGTCGGATCCCAAGAGCGAAATGAAGCCAGGCTTGTCTGAGATGGTCTTTTGACTCGGCGTAGTTGGCGCGGGCGGCGGCTGCTCGTTTGCGGGTGCGGTAGGCTTTTTCGGTGCGGGAGGCTTGTTTGAGTTGGGCGGAGATCTGGCGGGTTTGGAGGGCTAGGGCGGCCTCAGTGCCGGAGGTTCCGGCTGTCCCGGGGCGTTGACGGGTTTTGGGGATgtgagggggggagatggggggagggtggaggggatgccggcggggaggggagggggagggtttggattggtagtttgggggtttgggaggggggagggggagcgggattgggggggtgaggaaggggagggagggagaaggggaacgggaggggagggaggagggggggatggggtttattgttgaggggggtggttggcgtCTGCGGaacatggtggtgatgatgtgaggTGCTGGTGCAAGTCGAGTAGGTTCCAGGGATGATGGCAACCTGGTTGGACGGAGCGATGAGAGCAGGATGATCTGCGAACTATGTGTTGATTTATATGATCACTTGGAACAGAAGAAGCAAGGAGGGACCAAAAGGCTGATGGGAAACACCGTGGCGCTTGATTTATATCTTCATTGTCCACCACATATGTCGTGCCCCTGACATCGCGGTGACACCGAAAACGACCCTGCTATCCACACAACGCTAGACACGTCTGTCAATCCTCCGATAGTTCATCCCATCATGAACGCTCAAGGAAACCCTAGAGGGATCGAATTCATGCGGTTCTTCATGCTGACCCCTGGCGGTTaacctcgtcgtcctcaGTTTCAGCTGCCCGCCGGGTGCCCGCCAGGTGTAACACTGGCAGAGCATGAGAATCCAATCAAATCAATGGCACCTCACAACCCGGTACTTGCAGCCCTTCATCAGGCCAACGAGGATGGAATTAGCAGAAGTTGTGCAACGTCAAAACGACCGGTTCCTGCCTTGCCACACCCACCCtccaagagaaaaaagaacccGGAAATCTGGAAAGGGGTGCGTGATATGGAACCGCCATCAGCGGGCAGAAAGCCGTGGTGGTCCCCAGAAACCGTtggaaacaaaacaaaaaaaatagaTGCCAGATGGTGTCAAAACAGATTCAACCCCACGTTGGGCCGGGGTTTATTTACTAGTATCGATAATCGCCAACGATAAACCAATTGGAAAAAGCCGTTCGTCCCTATCTGCGGGTACGCTGAAGTGTCCGCTCGCTGCCGACTGGTCCAGCAGAATCGTCAAAGGTCCCCTACAAACCCGCGAACCCACAAAGCTCAAGCAGAGCCAGAGGGAAGTGCATGTGAAATAAAAGCAGGAACCCCAGACTTTGAAGCGACGGGGCGGATCTATCTCCAagaccatcatctccaaaaCAGCAACTGCCGGCGACAACCTGGGATTTCTGTGACATCAGACTGCAAAACCTGTTCCCCAGCAAAAGACCAAACACAAAGCCGATAGGCCAGACCCTCGGGGATACCACCGGCATAGCCTGGAACAGAAAACTGTCTACCACACCGCGTGCAGACACGGCACAGCAACACCCAACCTAAATTGTTCTTGGCATGGGAACGTGGGCGGTTTGGTTTGTCTTTGCCATCACACGACCAACCCTTTGCTTCGAACTCGCTCTCTTTttgcccctccctccctcttcctcacctaTAACCTCGaacccccatctcaaccctcACACCACAAACTCGGTGATGGTCTCGGGGCCAGGAAAGCTCAACCTTGGTCTCTGCTTGTAAATCGGTCTTCAACACCGACGACAAACGCCGAGGGAAATCAGTCATGAGCACAACTACTGCCATTGATGACCCTGCGGGGCTCAAAACCACACGCCAAcgcaacaaccaaccccaacagtCGGAGA is a window from the Podospora pseudocomata strain CBS 415.72m chromosome 6, whole genome shotgun sequence genome containing:
- a CDS encoding hypothetical protein (EggNog:ENOG503P2TH; COG:S) yields the protein MTGQQGDPAPTAAGLEALQNSLGRRTRPPPLGDWNAETGKIPLRDDDKLRRRESRLGLRSIFGRNKSTSVTAAPALPREAQRSSGIRASLTNWPYQFHHQRSESTLTSQAGQNLKHEKSTGGQPSPEGIVPWSPPPLFQAYPQAIKHTHLPACTASTESVLRLNNKTSFSIGGGSNPATPVVEKFDEAIGEKTEKPKRRHRRNTSGLGGEFKWTTKIFVLVTAGYLLQYSGEGSYDRLPEKILHLGKDSAAFASDAIPGRHWVLQISAVAESDRVPSSHGSSLLARLPFMGQERGRSPHFLMVFESAEEMDAWIAVLRREIEALGGRKVLSETGKPKTADEDSQLKSQTSQRTLVVRDPERFSRIWDHSSLNPDIQLDAADEDVREQSFDDTSSASVISHDGRQLDALRDSTNRFSYVSSGQRTMITSAGSSPACSPIRDTFAEHESMTPDMPPLDEHWLPKMRPNAAAINDRRQSLQAGNHVLEMHLSTAQTLRPRSTEMVPPFSPGSHPGSNLSIPQGISKRFPVKGVDFTPGSFSTLPSRFGSRRPPPSALSINSRPLSLVLDQPSPASSPMSHARKNSAQSTLSSTPEALSTSPPSHLWIESDKSDEELNSPVQPSSYPSIENSPPKSKLNPPPRPRRPSACSDIIEDESSPISSQSHLTAHLCEGPRSSSSLGTYGGGLSRLSETLEPRARRSSFSAQAGTSLPLSPRYLSQCPLKSIARSSQHLRIDSLVSPQFLNSSRSMSMLAEGPPPAPPPTRALPPIPKRTSTGGGRSSYVAAAPPGFI
- a CDS encoding hypothetical protein (EggNog:ENOG503P7FW), which translates into the protein MFRRRQPPPSTINPIPPSSLPSRSPSPSLPFLTPPIPLPLPPPKPPNYQSKPSPSPPRRHPLHPPPISPPHIPKTRQRPGTAGTSGTEAALALQTRQISAQLKQASRTEKAYRTRKRAAAARANYAESKDHLRQAWLHFALGIRLMLGVVKSSAYVAKEKKYKWQAGREEKKAAKEQEKQRKLEERTEKEGRVERSPVDSDRLERARTAEGGDQGYRQEEDVISDNEVEIGDGEKQTEVMVEKELPTPKEEDTIDERVQTKRWKGKGRAKGKGRQ
- the TIF35 gene encoding translation initiation factor eIF3 subunit g (BUSCO:EOG0926489S; EggNog:ENOG503NX70; COG:J), with amino-acid sequence MAAQAKHDWADDDDLDELTTADLPPPQKIQNKDGSTTIIEYRYNDQNQKVKTTRRIRYITHREVVNPRVAERKAWAKFGQSAKDGAGPAPDTTSVGENIIFRPSINWRKDAKDESKDPNAQAMKDKLKDKKVKCRICNGEHFTARCPYKDTMAPIGEAAGADVAAGMGDDAGAGGAGPGGAGAPGTGKKGSYVPPALRGAGGAAGTGVGERMGGKYGERDDLATLRVTNVSEMAEENELRDMFERFGRVTRVFLAKDRDTGLAKGFAFISFADRGDAVKACAKMDGFGFRHLILRVEFAKKAA